The sequence TATGACAAATAGTGTAGCAGCACGAGGATCTTTCCTTCCTGTAAGATGGTTACACTGAGATTTTATGCAGGAAGCACAAGCTAAACAAACCATATAACTTGATGAAAGGCGAGGACCAGGACGAGGATTTGGCCTTCCCCTCATCCTTCGAAAGAGAATCTGCCTACAGAGATCTCTCTGAATTCTAGTCTTGGAGAGAGAATTGACAATTTTATTTACAACATCATCAGGGACAGTTCCACCTTTAACAATGCAGGGATAAATACAGTCAAAAGTCCATGGAATTTCTTTATTTGATTCTGTCTTTTCATAAAGAGACAAACTGCTTTTACTCTGTAGTCTGGAGCTCAGTGTTAAAGCAGCTATGTTCCTGACGCCATGTTTGGAGCTTAATAATGATTGACCTGAGGTATTTGATTTAGGGTGGAGTGAAGAAAGATCTGCAGCTTTGGGTTTGTCACTTAATGAAGTGGTGTTCTGAAATTTGGTGTGACACACAGTTGAGCTCAGAGTCCTGAAGTCACGATCAAGCATTTTAGGCTGGAACAATGGCAAACTCTTTGACTGATGGACGGAATGTGGTAAAGGTGATTTCCTTGGTTTTGAATTGGACAATGGTAATCTCAGAACACTGGAATTAGAGCTCAATATAGGTGTTCTCTGAGCTATGGAGTCAGGGAATGGTGAGCTCAGATCTGTTTGACTGGGCTCCAAAGAAGGCTCTGTCTGAAGCAAGTCATTTATTTGAAGTGTAGAGTTGAGTGATGGTGAGCTTAAAGATCTTTGATTGTGAGGTAATAATGATGTCCAAAGGCTATCCAATGACGTTGTTTTCTGAGGCTTGGACTGAGATAATGCCGAGTTAAAGGctctttgattaggtcccaaagATGATGATGTCCATATGTAGTCTGGGGAAGGTGTTTCTTGATGATTTAGGGAGTATAATGATGAACTTAACACTCTTTGAGTAGACCTCTGTGAAGGTGATGTCCAGCAAAGGTCTAGGGAAGATGTATTCTGAGGTTTGGGAAAGGGTAATTGTGAGCTCAAGTCTGTTTGCTTGGGCTTCAGTAATGATGCCTTGGTGAGCTCAAGTGAAGATGTTATATGAGGTTTGGAGTGGGACAAAGGCGAGCTTAGGGTTCTCTTATTAGTCCACGCTGAAGTTCTCTGACGGAGGTGTAGTGAAGGCGTGGCCTGACGTTTGCAGTGAGATAATGGTGATTTCAGAACCCTGTTATAGAAGTCCCCAGAAATTGTGTCCTGAGACTTTGCAGAGGGCAATAGTGAGGATTTCTGCACCTTCTGGTTAGCGTTTAGCAGAGGCACTGCAAGGTTATTACTATGAGATTGTACTCTGATCACAGATTGGCTATTGGGATGATTTAGTTTTTCATCTGTGTATTGATGTGTTAATGAGCTGGTTGTGGCCAGTTGGTAAGATTGTTCTAGTGGCACAAAGTGTTGATCATAATATGCTAGTGGCACCATCTTGTGCTAGTCATACAGGTCTTTCTGAAAGCAGTTAGCTTGAGGGGATGTTTCAGTAACTGATAGAGTCTTTTAGCTAGATTCCATGGATGAGAAATACtcttaaataaaaaatctttGGTAGTTTCTACCATCTGTCTTGTAACCGTTCTGTTAATTCCTAAATTAACTGAGTGTCTCAAAATTGAGGTATAAATGAAGCTGAAAAAAGTGTCACCAATTGAGattcttctctgtcttctctttagTTTCCTAGACTTATTTTTCCCCTTGGAGAAATAATGCCTGTTAACAAAATAATGAAGAGGATTAAGAAGAAATCCTGATATTGATATTAATGTtctcaaaaaatatatagtgACTAAAACATACTCTGTGTGTAGCTTTTGAATTAAACTTTCTAAACCCCCAGTTGCCCATCTGTAAGATACGTAAATATAAGGTTTAATTTATTGGGCTAAAGACTAagtaatatatctaaaatatttaacagTGCCCAAGATATAAGAAATGTTCAATAAAAGGTAATGACTATGTTCAGGAATCTTTCAGTGAttgctttggtttaaaaaaaaagtcttattttattgCATGAAATAAGGACAATCTTAGAGAAAGTGAGATGGAAGTTCTTCTAAGATGTTAGTTTTGAATTTAGATTCAATTAcccattattatcattttttagctTACTTGCATAGGTCCATAATTCTAGTTGAATGTCCAGTTGAATATTTACAGTCTTATTTGTCACTATTGCTGCCTTTGAAACTGTtgatccttttaaaataactgtctTCATTCTTGTCCATTATTTTTCTCTACTCTGAATCTCTCATCATTCTCTTCTCTCTAGGACTTCACtgaatgcttttcttttgttctcaatTTAGTGTAGTTCTCAGAGTTATATCATCAGTTCTGTCCCATTTGCATTTTATTCCTAAGGAATCACATTAGTTATGTTTGGGATTTCAAAATTAACTAtagaaaactcattaaaaaatagaagcttGCAGTTTGTCAAAAGGTTATgctttggagtttccgtcatggctcagtggttaacaaatatgactaggaaccatgaggttacgtgttcgatccctggctttgttcagtgggttaaggatctgctgttgccatgagctgtggtgtagatcgcagacgcggctcagatcctgtgttgctgtggctctggtgtaggccagtggctacagctccaattagacccctagcctgggaacctccatatgctgcgggagcagccctagaaaaggcaaaaagacaaaaaaaaaaaaaaaaaaaagttatgctttTACCTCTCAGGAAAGATGGATATGCTGCTTCTTACAAAGGCAACGCATAGTATAACATGGCACTATATCAGTGCATTTCTCATGGTCAAgggtttgtttttcagattttaaggCTAAGACACataatacaacaacaacaacaacaaaaacaacaagagTGATTTTAACAGAATCTGGGATTAGCCAATGAGAATACTGGCCTCAAGGCCCTTGAAGAATAAGAACTGTCAGAGTTTGGTTTCATGATTCTTTTCTATACTTCTATGACTTGACTTGCTAATCCAGTTTCTGATGGAGAAGTTCATTTCTCATATATGCCAACTTATCCATTTATTTACTATCCTACTATTACTGGAATATTTTCCCTTATATCAAGGTATCTTTTTACTTATTTGCTCTAAtcttgtttacatttattttaaagtatattttaatgcatccttaattaatttgttttcaagTATTAAGACATTCTTTGTGAAATACTCCAAGTATCAACAATACTATCTACACACCAATGACCTCCTAATTTTTGgtctctagttttatttttctcttgagcTTTGAAATTATATTACCAACTAGTCATCAGGCCTCTCTATCCAGAAATCTCAAAGacaattaaaacacaaaacataaaaataaagttatttctccttataaagaaattatctttttctatATCTTCTATCTCAGTTCTTAAAACCTAGTTATCTAAATCAAACTCTTTAAAATCACCCTGGACAGCTTCACCTTCCAAAAATATTTAGACACCAGGACCTGTggattttatctcttttatagcTTAATTCACCTCTTTTATATTAAATTCCACTATTTCAGTTTATACTATAGGCATATCTAATCTAAACTAATGTGTTTTTGAATTAACCTCTCTATATCTTTCCCTCATATCTCAATCACTGTCTTCCCCCTCCTCTGTCAGATATCCAAAAGCTAATACTTGCTGGTGAGAAATTGTTACTACTCACCCAAAGatctttattttgcttctgtCTGCATGAATAACAAAGACTGATGATACTTGTGATTGCTGGGTTTTGTGTGCTGTATTTTGATAACCAATGCGTtaaagagaggaggaaacagcTCACCCTTTTGCATACCTGTGACAGTCTAACAAACTTCCAGGTGACAATATAGAGTAACTCTAAGATCCTGATGTAtagaaagatttcttaaacagtCTATAAAAAGCTATAACCATTACAAATTGataaattaaaatcaagaacCCTCAATCATCAAAACTTACTATATTTAGAAAGAGTTAAAGGTAAATTTCCaatacatatatctgaaaaaaagactCATATTCATTACAACTTAAGACGCTAGGAAAAAGCAAGCCATGCAATTAGAATGCTAGGCAAAATACATGAATAAGCACTTCACAAAGGAGTTTATCCAAATgctaaaatatatgtgaaaaaaaaaaaaaaacgctcagCCTCTTTAGAAACCAGTGAGCCATATACTTAAACCACAGAGAGATACTACTACACATTATCAGAATGTGATCAAAATAATATGAAAGCTGATGAAGCAAATAATTGGTGATTGTCTAGATTAACTAGTATAtcttatacatacacacacatatttttatatactatatatccCATTCTTAGGTACCTTACAAGAGGCATGCAATGCATGAATAGTGGCACCAAAATGCATATACTAGGACATTAATTGGAGTATTATTCCTAAAAACTTCAAACTAGAATTAACTGTCaatcaatagcagaatatatAAATTGTGATATCTTCACTATtctgaataaaatacaaaaacagtgaaaatagaaaatctcaCATCATGTAACTACATGAATGAATATCACATACAACATGTTGAATGAAAACtatcatatacacacataataatTCATACCTTTTTGTGTGAAAGTACAAAATGAGTTCATAATTACGATGGTGTCAATAGTCAAGATAATAATACACCTGAGGAGGTGGAGATTAGGAGGAAACACAAAGCTTCTGGGGTGGTGATAAAGTTCTTTTCCTTGACCTGGATGCTGATTGTATGGATGAATTCACTCTGTGGTAGCTGAGCTTTAACACTTATGCtatctgtatttttctatatttcttaaattcaataacaagtttaaaaattcataacttgatgctaatttgaaaagacacatctTACACCAAAATTTCACTGAAAAGTGAAACGTTAAAGGATGAACCAAGTTTTGGAACCCAGATGCAatgaaaatcttgaaaaaaaaggtgggggaaggggaagaagagtgCAATGTGGAAATCCTGCTATCACagggagagaaataaaggaattcaAAACAAATGGAACTAAGAAAGTTtaagactaaaaacaaacaaacaaataaataaacaaataaataaaaatgagagaaagagaaaattaacatTTCTGAATTTTTCCACTTTCAGTTAGCAATAACATTCCcactttaaaaagtacattttgctaacatataaaaatattaaagataatgtAAGAAGTGGTGAAGATTTGAATGAAGCTATAACTATGGAAAGAAATGTATACCACTTATGAAAGAATTAATTCACAAATAATCTCTGTGCCCaaattctttttacagctgagacCTAACATTCAATGAAGAcatatttataatgttatatgAACTTTTCCAGAATATGATGAATatagaaatattctaaatttgTTCTGTGAAACAGTTGTATGTAATTCTGATATTAAAACATGACAAAAAAgttcaaaactaaaatgaatataataaagtGAGATCACTTATACCACATGCAAGCtttctaataaaacaaaacatttaatttaacattacattaaaataacaatCAACTGTTACCAACTTGATCTTATTCAAACAATGTAATGATGATGTATTATTAGGAACCATTATAATTCATTATATTCATAATTCACAAATAAGTTGTTACAGTTGCTTAGAAAAGTCATTTTATAATTCCAATCGCCAGTCCCCATAAAATGAAGTAAACtactaagaaagaaagacagttatttaatgaaaaatatcaaaCTGAAAGCAAAATCAAATCATTCATTTGGCATTGGTAAGATTGTCCCCCTTGTAGGCTGGTAATAGACAAGCATATccactactactactactactacaatttaatgttatttaaaatcttGTCAATGcagtaaagaaagaaacagaggaaaaaaatacataactatagaaaaggcagaaattaaATAATCTCTCTATGCACAGCATATGATTGAAAGCTCAATAGAATATAGAAAATCAAATAGaatcaat is a genomic window of Sus scrofa isolate TJ Tabasco breed Duroc chromosome 13, Sscrofa11.1, whole genome shotgun sequence containing:
- the LOC100738961 gene encoding probable GPI-anchored adhesin-like protein PGA55 gives rise to the protein MVPLAYYDQHFVPLEQSYQLATTSSLTHQYTDEKLNHPNSQSVIRVQSHSNNLAVPLLNANQKVQKSSLLPSAKSQDTISGDFYNRVLKSPLSHCKRQATPSLHLRQRTSAWTNKRTLSSPLSHSKPHITSSLELTKASLLKPKQTDLSSQLPFPKPQNTSSLDLCWTSPSQRSTQRVLSSSLYSLNHQETPSPDYIWTSSSLGPNQRAFNSALSQSKPQKTTSLDSLWTSLLPHNQRSLSSPSLNSTLQINDLLQTEPSLEPSQTDLSSPFPDSIAQRTPILSSNSSVLRLPLSNSKPRKSPLPHSVHQSKSLPLFQPKMLDRDFRTLSSTVCHTKFQNTTSLSDKPKAADLSSLHPKSNTSGQSLLSSKHGVRNIAALTLSSRLQSKSSLSLYEKTESNKEIPWTFDCIYPCIVKGGTVPDDVVNKIVNSLSKTRIQRDLCRQILFRRMRGRPNPRPGPRLSSSYMVCLACASCIKSQCNHLTGRKDPRAATLFVIPTPEPTSEGEIEVKLIFILSLPETSLSTSLPLPVKENQPDEVPDENLDRLEKISQIFPTSEPDITQGVNTQKTCLAVAPENQVVSQQPQAIDWLLYVKKSSYPQSESLLPSSSSSISSSSSSSSSSSSSSTVPPAAPLLPPSKESPGASSLSGCAFPKVLSYHRLPPGVSWLEFICSKNHQPLPGKPHQSQSPPPKTRSMRNSTTVKRRKGPKIMLKIFQTKFQNERNLD